The following are encoded together in the Thermomonas brevis genome:
- the cheD gene encoding chemoreceptor glutamine deamidase CheD — protein sequence MSVLPSRAAPARSPPPGSYYDPALDADVIKLLPAEWRVTSDEVALATVLGSCVAACIYDASANVGGMNHFMLPDAAPGDGSARYGAHAMELLINGLLKHGAMRQRLQAKVFGGGNVLPGMTLDPIGTRNGNFVLDYLSAERIPILAQDLFGNQPRKVCFFARSGRTLVKRLPAAGEIARVERAYRSQLAQKPVAGSVELF from the coding sequence ATGAGCGTGCTTCCCTCCCGCGCAGCGCCGGCGCGCAGCCCGCCGCCGGGCAGCTACTACGACCCGGCGCTGGACGCCGATGTCATCAAGCTGCTGCCGGCCGAATGGCGGGTGACCTCGGACGAGGTCGCGCTCGCCACCGTGCTGGGCTCCTGCGTGGCCGCCTGCATCTACGACGCCAGCGCCAACGTCGGCGGCATGAACCACTTCATGCTGCCCGACGCCGCGCCCGGCGACGGCAGCGCACGCTACGGCGCGCACGCGATGGAACTGCTGATCAACGGCCTGCTCAAGCACGGCGCGATGCGCCAGCGCCTGCAGGCCAAGGTGTTCGGCGGCGGCAACGTGCTGCCGGGCATGACCCTCGATCCCATCGGCACGCGCAACGGCAATTTCGTCCTCGACTACCTGTCGGCCGAGCGCATTCCGATCCTGGCGCAGGACCTGTTCGGCAACCAGCCGCGCAAGGTCTGCTTCTTCGCCCGCAGCGGGCGCACCCTGGTCAAGCGCCTGCCCGCCGCGGGCGAGATCGCGCGGGTCGAACGCGCCTATCGCAGCCAGCTGGCGCAGAAGCCGGTGGCCGGTTCCGTGGAGTTGTTCTGA
- a CDS encoding CheR family methyltransferase — protein sequence MAELTAGDREGTGFDFNDRDFRRACRMIYARAGIHLAEHKRDMVYSRLSRRIRARGLSSCADYLDLVEADPDSEEQAFINALTTNLTSFFREAHHFDALRDQLRAVPRGEPVDIWCCAASTGEEPWSLAITACEAYGSDAPPVRILATDIDTNALTAAASGSYGVDRIADLSAERKRRFFLRGTGPNEGLVRVKPHLRQLVEFRQLNLLAPDYGLRQRFHAVFCRNVMIYFDKPTQYEVLRKIAPLLTPGGRFYAGHSESFAHAQDVMLPCGRTIYRAAQDAR from the coding sequence ATGGCTGAACTGACCGCCGGGGACCGCGAAGGCACCGGCTTCGACTTCAACGACCGCGACTTCCGCCGCGCCTGCCGGATGATCTACGCGCGCGCCGGCATCCACCTGGCCGAACACAAGCGCGACATGGTCTACAGCCGGCTGTCGCGGCGCATCCGCGCGCGCGGCCTGTCCTCCTGCGCCGACTACCTGGACCTGGTCGAAGCCGACCCGGACAGCGAGGAACAGGCGTTCATCAACGCGCTCACCACCAACCTGACCTCGTTCTTCCGCGAGGCGCACCACTTCGACGCCCTGCGCGACCAGCTGCGCGCGGTGCCGCGCGGCGAGCCGGTCGACATCTGGTGCTGCGCCGCCTCCACCGGCGAGGAGCCGTGGTCGCTGGCGATCACCGCCTGCGAGGCCTACGGCTCGGACGCGCCGCCGGTGCGCATCCTCGCCACCGACATCGACACCAACGCGCTGACCGCCGCCGCGTCCGGCAGCTACGGCGTGGACCGCATCGCCGACCTGTCCGCCGAGCGCAAGCGCCGCTTCTTCCTGCGCGGCACCGGCCCCAACGAAGGGCTGGTGCGGGTCAAGCCGCACCTGCGCCAGCTGGTGGAGTTCCGCCAGCTCAACTTGCTGGCGCCCGACTACGGCCTGCGCCAGCGCTTCCACGCGGTGTTCTGCCGCAACGTGATGATCTATTTCGACAAGCCCACCCAGTACGAGGTGCTGCGCAAGATCGCGCCGCTGCTGACGCCGGGCGGACGCTTCTACGCCGGCCACTCGGAAAGCTTCGCCCACGCGCAGGACGTGATGCTGCCCTGCGGCCGCACCATCTACCGCGCCGCCCAGGACGCTCGATGA